From a single Rhodothermales bacterium genomic region:
- a CDS encoding ABC transporter substrate-binding protein: MSTILYTALAFFLLIASPLRAFAQEDVVRKLLLDRDREIKAMLGDKAELTEAESDDLKQLINGQIDFERMARTALGPQWDPLTPEQRTEFVNVFSEIVKGQSLADLSIYRLKMTVGKISIDSDSAHVETSTLYKEKPMQVAYALGFRNDEWRVDDIILDGVSTTEGYARSFQTYVRKRGFDALLASLQKKLDKMSATG; this comes from the coding sequence ATGTCTACCATCCTATACACTGCCCTTGCTTTTTTTCTGCTCATCGCCTCGCCGCTGAGGGCGTTCGCGCAGGAAGATGTCGTCCGTAAATTGCTCCTCGATCGGGATCGCGAGATCAAAGCCATGCTTGGCGACAAAGCCGAATTGACGGAGGCCGAGAGCGACGATCTCAAGCAGCTCATCAACGGCCAGATCGACTTCGAGCGTATGGCACGGACAGCGCTTGGTCCTCAGTGGGACCCGCTGACGCCCGAGCAGCGCACGGAATTTGTCAATGTTTTTAGCGAAATTGTCAAAGGCCAATCGCTCGCCGATCTCTCGATTTACCGATTAAAAATGACCGTCGGGAAGATATCGATCGACAGCGACAGCGCCCACGTTGAAACCTCGACCCTCTATAAAGAAAAGCCCATGCAGGTGGCGTACGCGTTGGGCTTCCGCAACGACGAATGGCGTGTCGACGACATCATCCTGGACGGTGTGAGCACGACGGAAGGATATGCCCGCTCGTTCCAGACGTATGTGCGTAAACGCGGGTTCGACGCCTTGTTGGCTAGCTTGCAGAAGAAGCTGGATAAAATGAGTGCTACAGGCTGA
- a CDS encoding TolC family protein: MLNRVLRPLICSLAVAVFLAMTPAGAGARQPAGDTLSVSVTEAILRALAASPEIGDVASQRDFAEARYDLARASRFLTDFRLTTGHSLAPGLKGIGDTPTDALYLNPDVRNDWSNLSPYYQIQAEVLQPLYTWGELSGNINAARHGIAVEEASVDIRRSEVALRTGELYYSLLLTDELYRLTDRAGAIVEQAKREIRRLLDEGAEDVDDADLFQVELTEQEFMRRVVEVTQRRETARTALKRQLFLPDGTVVLPDTTVLDPIDYAPEELAVYFDQAFAHRPEMAKARAGLAAREALVGVARSHYYPKLFAGLSTNLSGAEGRFRQPTPYVGDPFRGRSVRAGLGLRQNLNVFQTHARVEQAEAERNQVRYQQEGLEQLVLFQVEEAYRNLVIARAALDAQTQSLSIAKNWLQAELVSFDLDLGDTENLVKAVQAELQIEAQYYETVQRYNVAVLRLLHAAGMLLTQADGGTLVD, from the coding sequence ATGCTGAATCGTGTTCTTCGCCCCCTGATTTGCTCGCTGGCCGTCGCCGTCTTCCTGGCGATGACGCCCGCCGGCGCTGGGGCGCGGCAGCCGGCCGGAGACACGCTCAGCGTATCAGTCACCGAAGCTATCCTTCGCGCCCTGGCAGCCAGCCCGGAGATTGGAGACGTGGCTTCCCAGCGCGATTTTGCCGAAGCCCGCTACGATCTGGCGCGGGCCAGTCGATTCCTGACCGACTTCCGCCTGACGACCGGCCATTCTCTCGCGCCCGGCCTCAAAGGCATCGGCGACACCCCTACCGACGCGTTATACCTCAACCCGGATGTTCGGAACGACTGGAGCAATCTGAGCCCCTACTACCAGATCCAAGCCGAAGTCCTCCAGCCCCTGTACACCTGGGGCGAGTTGAGCGGCAACATCAACGCGGCGCGTCACGGTATCGCCGTCGAAGAGGCATCGGTGGACATCCGCCGCTCGGAGGTGGCATTGCGGACGGGCGAGCTCTATTACAGTCTGCTGCTGACGGATGAATTATACCGACTCACGGATCGCGCCGGTGCTATCGTCGAACAGGCGAAGCGCGAGATCCGCCGGCTGCTGGACGAAGGGGCCGAGGATGTTGATGACGCGGATCTCTTCCAGGTAGAGCTCACCGAGCAGGAGTTCATGCGGCGAGTGGTGGAAGTCACTCAGCGACGGGAGACCGCCCGCACGGCGCTTAAACGGCAGCTATTCCTCCCCGATGGCACCGTCGTCCTGCCCGACACCACCGTGCTCGATCCCATCGATTACGCACCGGAAGAACTGGCGGTGTACTTCGATCAGGCGTTTGCGCACCGACCCGAAATGGCGAAGGCCCGCGCCGGGCTGGCGGCCCGCGAGGCGCTGGTGGGCGTGGCGAGGTCGCACTATTATCCCAAGCTCTTCGCCGGCCTATCGACCAACCTCTCGGGCGCAGAGGGCCGTTTCCGCCAGCCGACGCCGTATGTGGGCGACCCCTTCCGGGGGCGATCCGTGCGGGCCGGCCTGGGGCTGCGCCAGAATCTAAACGTTTTCCAGACTCACGCGCGCGTCGAACAGGCCGAGGCCGAACGGAATCAGGTTCGTTACCAGCAGGAAGGGTTGGAGCAACTCGTGTTGTTCCAGGTAGAAGAAGCCTACCGCAATCTAGTGATCGCCCGCGCCGCGCTCGATGCGCAGACGCAAAGTCTGAGCATCGCCAAAAACTGGCTGCAGGCGGAGTTGGTGAGCTTCGACCTCGACCTTGGCGACACGGAAAACCTCGTCAAGGCCGTTCAAGCCGAATTACAGATCGAGGCTCAGTATTACGAGACCGTGCAGCGATACAATGTCGCGGTGCTCCGCCTGCTCCACGCGGCCGGCATGCTCCTCACGCAGGCGGATGGTGGCACACTCGTTGACTAA
- a CDS encoding DUF721 domain-containing protein has translation MSSSHRPQRLGEVLGALIERLGIEHKLDDARIVDAWREIAGAPIDAVTGRVWVNKGILYVTVTSAPWRQELFLHRNAWRRRLNDRLGTALVQEIVFR, from the coding sequence ATGTCATCCAGTCATCGTCCACAACGACTCGGGGAAGTGCTCGGCGCTTTGATCGAAAGGCTCGGGATCGAGCATAAGCTGGACGATGCGCGCATTGTCGATGCCTGGCGCGAAATCGCCGGCGCGCCCATAGATGCCGTAACAGGCCGGGTCTGGGTAAATAAAGGGATTCTGTACGTCACCGTCACATCCGCCCCGTGGCGGCAAGAGCTCTTTCTGCATCGAAATGCATGGCGGCGGCGGCTTAACGACCGGCTCGGCACCGCACTCGTCCAAGAGATCGTCTTCCGATAA
- the fabF gene encoding beta-ketoacyl-ACP synthase II has translation MINEMRRVVITGMGALTPIGLDVETFWQGMMEGKSGAGPITAFDASDYPTRFACELKGFDVLAFMDKKATRRADRFTQLAIVAADQAIKDAGIDSAALSTDDRDGTAVIFGSGIGGLQTFQEQTEIYLTQGPNRISPFFIPMLIPDIAAGHISMKHGFRGPNYAIVSACATGNNNIGDAFVMIQRGLIHAAVCGGSEAAVNPLGIGGFCALKALSTRNDTPETASRPFDATRDGFVLGEGAGALYLEELDFALQRGARIYAEIVGIGLSGDAYHLTAPDPEGNGARLAMLMALRDAGIKPTDVDYINMHGTSTPLGDVAESKAIEQVFGEHAYRLNVSSTKSMTGHLLGAAGAVEAIASILATKYDIIPPTINFKEKDESCRLNYTFNTPHRRTVQYAVSNAFGFGGHNTSVVFKKYAEA, from the coding sequence ATGATAAACGAAATGCGCAGGGTCGTCATCACTGGCATGGGCGCCCTCACGCCGATCGGTCTCGATGTCGAGACATTCTGGCAGGGCATGATGGAGGGGAAGAGCGGCGCCGGCCCGATCACCGCGTTTGACGCTTCCGACTATCCTACCCGTTTTGCCTGTGAACTCAAGGGCTTCGACGTCCTGGCGTTCATGGACAAAAAAGCAACGCGCCGGGCCGACCGGTTCACCCAGTTGGCGATCGTCGCGGCCGACCAGGCCATCAAGGACGCCGGCATCGACTCGGCGGCGTTATCTACCGATGATCGCGACGGCACGGCCGTCATCTTCGGCAGCGGCATCGGCGGCCTGCAGACGTTCCAGGAGCAGACGGAAATCTACCTGACACAAGGGCCCAACCGGATCTCCCCGTTCTTCATCCCGATGCTTATCCCGGATATCGCGGCGGGGCATATCTCGATGAAGCACGGTTTCCGGGGCCCGAACTACGCCATCGTCTCCGCCTGCGCCACCGGCAACAACAACATCGGCGACGCCTTCGTGATGATTCAGCGAGGCCTGATCCACGCCGCCGTGTGCGGCGGCAGCGAGGCCGCCGTGAATCCGCTGGGCATCGGGGGCTTCTGCGCCCTGAAGGCGCTCTCGACCCGCAACGACACGCCGGAAACCGCCAGCCGCCCGTTCGACGCCACGCGCGACGGGTTCGTGCTCGGCGAGGGCGCTGGCGCCCTGTACCTCGAGGAACTGGACTTCGCTCTCCAACGCGGCGCGCGTATCTATGCCGAGATCGTCGGCATCGGGCTTTCGGGCGATGCGTACCATCTGACGGCGCCGGACCCCGAGGGCAACGGCGCGCGGCTCGCGATGCTCATGGCCCTCCGCGACGCCGGCATCAAGCCGACGGACGTTGATTATATCAACATGCATGGCACCTCCACCCCGTTGGGCGACGTCGCCGAGTCGAAAGCCATCGAACAGGTCTTCGGAGAACATGCCTACCGCCTGAACGTCTCCTCCACAAAGAGCATGACGGGGCACCTCCTCGGCGCCGCCGGCGCCGTCGAGGCCATCGCCTCCATCCTGGCCACGAAATACGATATCATTCCCCCCACCATCAACTTCAAGGAGAAGGACGAGTCCTGCCGGCTCAACTACACGTTTAATACGCCGCACCGCCGCACCGTTCAGTACGCCGTCAGCAATGCCTTCGGCTTTGGAGGGCACAATACGTCGGTTGTCTTCAAGAAATACGCCGAGGCCTGA